A window of the Desulforapulum autotrophicum HRM2 genome harbors these coding sequences:
- a CDS encoding 3-isopropylmalate dehydratase small subunit, whose translation MKNFSGRVLFLDRDDINTDEIIPAKYLTESTKGALKPFILEDLKLDGFDPTTDCTDRAVVVTRNNFGCGSSREHAPWVFEMNDINMVVATGFARIFRQNMFNCGMIALTLDPETIDHLFEQYKGTEATITTDLEAMHFTIDNNLHSEKIPFKVSEFDLALVRAGGWVNYADSNY comes from the coding sequence ATGAAAAACTTTAGTGGCAGGGTCCTTTTTCTGGACAGGGACGACATTAATACCGATGAAATTATTCCGGCTAAGTATCTAACGGAAAGCACCAAAGGTGCCCTGAAACCCTTTATCCTTGAAGATCTTAAACTTGATGGGTTCGATCCGACAACCGATTGTACGGACCGGGCCGTTGTGGTGACCCGGAACAATTTCGGCTGCGGTTCTTCAAGGGAGCATGCGCCCTGGGTGTTTGAGATGAACGATATCAACATGGTCGTTGCAACAGGATTTGCAAGGATTTTCAGGCAGAATATGTTCAACTGCGGCATGATAGCCCTGACCCTTGATCCTGAAACCATTGACCATCTGTTTGAGCAATACAAGGGAACAGAAGCCACCATTACCACGGACCTTGAAGCCATGCACTTTACCATTGACAACAACCTCCATTCAGAAAAAATTCCTTTTAAGGTGAGTGAGTTTGATCTTGCCCTGGTCAGGGCAGGGGGGTGGGTCAATTATGCAGACAGCAACTACTAA
- the lptG gene encoding LPS export ABC transporter permease LptG produces MSILHRYWLKEFTRFFAIVQMLLLCIFLAVDYLSNMEKFLRSNFSLIQGLGYILLKIPFMFVQFTPAGVVLATIVVFSLMNRNNELLALKGSGVSVYHLLKPVVLVGVILAMTMIFLGETIVPYTMAKANHIRSSTLKKNKKIYATWENIWIRDGNKIIHINYFNPADNSISGITITSFGADFKIATRVDAENGRFDSGQWQLSNVLEQNNPGDEHNADIQFYDHKAFALDVEPADLKTVAKKTDQMSIQELKAYIHKIENEGYDATHYIVDFWAKIAFPIICLVMALVGAGAGMLSAAKENMPLGIALGIGVAFCYWVVHGFCTSLGYGGMIPPFLSAWTADLIFICLTTIFLVTVNV; encoded by the coding sequence ATGTCTATTCTTCACAGGTACTGGTTAAAAGAGTTCACACGGTTTTTTGCTATTGTGCAGATGCTTTTACTTTGTATCTTTCTTGCGGTTGATTATCTCTCCAACATGGAAAAATTCCTGAGATCTAATTTTTCCCTGATCCAGGGATTGGGCTATATATTGTTGAAAATTCCATTTATGTTTGTGCAATTTACCCCAGCGGGGGTTGTGCTTGCAACCATTGTGGTGTTCAGCCTTATGAACAGGAACAATGAACTTCTGGCTTTGAAAGGGAGTGGTGTCAGTGTTTACCATTTGTTGAAACCCGTTGTTCTTGTGGGCGTCATCCTTGCAATGACCATGATTTTTTTGGGTGAAACCATTGTTCCCTACACCATGGCAAAGGCAAATCATATTCGATCTTCAACCCTTAAGAAGAATAAAAAAATTTATGCAACCTGGGAGAATATCTGGATTCGTGATGGTAATAAAATTATCCACATCAACTATTTTAATCCCGCAGATAACAGCATCTCTGGAATAACCATCACCTCCTTTGGGGCTGATTTTAAGATAGCGACCCGGGTTGATGCCGAAAATGGACGGTTTGACAGTGGCCAATGGCAACTTTCCAATGTTCTGGAACAAAATAATCCAGGGGATGAACACAACGCTGACATTCAATTCTATGACCATAAAGCATTTGCCCTGGATGTTGAGCCGGCTGACCTTAAAACCGTGGCAAAAAAAACGGATCAGATGAGCATCCAGGAGCTCAAAGCCTATATTCATAAAATAGAAAACGAGGGATATGATGCCACACACTATATCGTCGATTTCTGGGCAAAGATCGCCTTTCCGATCATTTGTCTTGTCATGGCTTTGGTGGGGGCCGGAGCGGGTATGCTGTCGGCGGCAAAGGAGAATATGCCCCTGGGAATTGCCCTTGGAATAGGGGTGGCCTTTTGTTACTGGGTTGTTCATGGTTTTTGCACCTCCCTGGGGTACGGGGGAATGATTCCTCCTTTTTTGAGTGCCTGGACTGCTGATCTGATTTTTATCTGTCTAACGACTATTTTTCTGGTGACGGTTAATGTCTAG
- the lpxK gene encoding tetraacyldisaccharide 4'-kinase, with protein sequence MSRTLIARIETIMSRPVEKGRFLSMENFLLFISNIYGSVVQTRQALYRAGILKSRKLPCFVISVGNIIVGGTGKTPMTIYLADLVRQMGYRVAVVTRGYRGKYEHSSGVVCDGQRMCCTPEESGDEAYMIAQTLGIPVVVGKDRYAVGMMAVKKFNPQVIVLDDAFQHRKLERDLDLVLVDAGKPFGNGKLLPRGRLREPISSIRRSDALVLTRSDQVSDSAESSTLEMIGKKIPMFKTFHIPFIRRIVQDNAALNEMPITDWGQVKGKSCFLFSGLANNQAFQNTCRDRGMKIAGYIDFSDHFWYSKTDIDRIFKRFMDVQADFIVTTEKDYVKIRSRFSLFPIVVVGVKIVFDEASLAPFESFIKTSIRSVGSKAFDINKRPGQGIGSDQKEI encoded by the coding sequence ATGTCTAGGACACTGATCGCCCGGATTGAAACGATTATGTCCAGGCCTGTTGAAAAGGGCCGTTTCTTGTCCATGGAAAATTTTCTACTTTTCATTTCAAATATTTATGGTTCTGTTGTACAAACAAGGCAGGCCCTTTATCGTGCCGGAATTCTCAAGTCACGAAAGCTTCCCTGCTTTGTTATTTCCGTTGGCAATATAATAGTTGGTGGTACAGGCAAAACCCCCATGACAATTTATCTTGCTGATCTGGTCAGGCAAATGGGCTACCGTGTGGCCGTTGTTACCCGGGGATACAGGGGGAAATATGAGCACTCCTCGGGGGTTGTCTGTGATGGACAACGCATGTGCTGCACTCCGGAAGAATCAGGAGATGAGGCCTATATGATTGCCCAGACCCTTGGCATCCCCGTGGTTGTTGGAAAAGACAGGTATGCCGTCGGTATGATGGCTGTCAAAAAATTCAACCCCCAGGTTATTGTCCTTGATGATGCATTTCAGCACAGGAAGCTGGAACGTGATCTGGATCTTGTTCTTGTTGATGCCGGAAAACCCTTTGGCAATGGTAAGCTTCTTCCCCGGGGGCGGCTAAGGGAACCAATTTCTTCGATCCGGCGCAGTGATGCCCTGGTCCTGACACGTTCAGACCAGGTTTCTGATTCTGCGGAATCTTCGACCCTGGAGATGATTGGTAAAAAGATTCCCATGTTTAAAACTTTTCATATTCCGTTTATTCGTCGAATTGTGCAGGATAACGCAGCATTGAATGAAATGCCGATCACAGACTGGGGCCAGGTCAAGGGCAAATCCTGTTTTTTATTTTCAGGACTTGCAAACAACCAGGCTTTTCAGAACACCTGCCGGGACAGGGGAATGAAGATTGCAGGATACATTGATTTTTCCGATCATTTTTGGTATTCAAAGACTGATATAGACAGGATTTTTAAGCGGTTCATGGATGTTCAGGCCGATTTCATCGTTACCACGGAAAAAGATTATGTGAAGATCCGATCCAGGTTTTCTTTGTTTCCCATAGTGGTTGTGGGGGTGAAGATCGTTTTTGATGAGGCCTCCCTTGCTCCGTTTGAGTCTTTTATCAAGACAAGCATTCGTTCCGTTGGTTCCAAGGCTTTCGACATAAATAAACGGCCGGGGCAGGGTATCGGCTCTGACCAGAAGGAAATTTGA
- a CDS encoding flagellar basal body-associated FliL family protein: MKKMFLLLGVLSIPLLLCIVAGCAKEKKPDMNELLLGTWSQYRNKSHLILMVKAQGGWNADVRVEGATSKIIERKGAASGSWQLVDKQLVITVDASDIEALWGKKSTVVCDILELNKDVMHLQYDDGSVQIWKRAKSTPKGQEQEDLQRMIKMAPLVVNLNKIRSHDKDRFLCLNLELNLKSALPDVPVPVLHPRAREAMILFLSSLIYKDVKTLDGVKQVMKNLEVMLNPYLDNQLDNIKINHVVISSSKDKVQEFLIEHAPQPEPDVLPDQENEKGDK, from the coding sequence ATGAAAAAAATGTTTCTGCTGTTGGGTGTTTTATCCATTCCCTTGCTGCTTTGCATTGTTGCAGGGTGTGCAAAAGAGAAAAAGCCCGATATGAATGAACTCCTGCTCGGTACCTGGAGTCAATACAGAAACAAATCCCACCTTATTTTAATGGTCAAGGCCCAGGGGGGGTGGAATGCCGACGTGAGGGTGGAGGGAGCGACATCCAAGATAATTGAAAGAAAAGGTGCCGCTTCGGGTTCCTGGCAGCTGGTGGATAAACAGCTTGTCATAACCGTTGATGCATCCGATATTGAAGCGCTTTGGGGAAAAAAGAGTACAGTAGTGTGTGATATCCTTGAGTTGAACAAAGATGTGATGCATCTTCAATACGATGACGGGAGTGTCCAGATCTGGAAGCGGGCAAAGAGTACGCCAAAGGGGCAGGAGCAGGAAGACCTGCAGCGGATGATTAAAATGGCCCCGTTGGTGGTAAACCTCAACAAGATCAGATCCCATGATAAGGACAGGTTTCTGTGTCTTAATCTTGAGTTGAATTTGAAGTCGGCACTTCCCGACGTGCCTGTTCCAGTTCTCCACCCCCGGGCCAGAGAGGCTATGATCCTGTTTTTAAGTTCCCTCATCTATAAGGACGTCAAAACCCTGGACGGGGTCAAGCAGGTGATGAAAAACCTTGAGGTAATGCTCAACCCTTACCTTGACAATCAGCTGGACAACATAAAAATCAACCATGTGGTGATCTCCTCCAGCAAGGATAAAGTCCAGGAGTTTTTGATCGAACATGCACCACAACCCGAACCCGACGTCTTGCCGGACCAGGAGAACGAAAAAGGAGATAAATAA
- the thyX gene encoding FAD-dependent thymidylate synthase has product MKIIEPSFEILHMADGDEILRLLELAARTCYKSEDKIAADTAAPFLTRILKTGHESVIEHVSATVRLICDRGVTHEIVRHRLCSFSQESTRYANYSKAKFGNEITVIRPFFWEEGSAPFQEWKQAMEACERVYLNLLDGGAKAQEARSVLPNSLKTDIVVTANMREWRHIFKLRCGKASHPQMRQSMLPILSEFHRRVPVLFDALYETHKADIVQFSPLTL; this is encoded by the coding sequence ATGAAGATTATTGAGCCATCTTTTGAAATACTCCACATGGCCGATGGAGATGAGATTCTCCGGCTTCTTGAGCTTGCGGCCCGAACCTGTTACAAATCGGAGGATAAAATTGCAGCCGATACAGCGGCCCCTTTTCTGACACGGATTCTGAAAACAGGCCATGAGAGTGTTATCGAGCATGTTTCCGCCACGGTAAGGCTCATTTGTGACCGGGGTGTCACCCATGAAATTGTCCGTCACAGACTCTGTTCGTTCAGTCAGGAGAGTACTCGGTATGCCAACTACTCAAAGGCAAAGTTTGGTAATGAGATCACTGTGATACGACCGTTTTTCTGGGAAGAGGGGTCAGCACCGTTTCAGGAGTGGAAACAGGCCATGGAGGCTTGTGAACGGGTTTATCTTAACCTTCTTGACGGCGGCGCCAAGGCCCAGGAGGCAAGGAGTGTTCTGCCCAACAGCCTCAAAACCGATATTGTGGTGACGGCCAACATGAGGGAATGGCGGCACATCTTTAAACTCCGGTGTGGAAAGGCCTCCCATCCCCAGATGCGCCAGAGTATGCTTCCCATTCTATCTGAATTTCATCGCCGGGTGCCGGTATTGTTTGATGCCCTTTATGAGACCCACAAGGCAGATATTGTCCAGTTTAGTCCTTTGACTTTGTAA
- the ndk gene encoding nucleoside-diphosphate kinase: MERTLSIIKPDGVKKNLIGEVVKRFQDQGIHIAALKMMQLTQKQAQGFYAVHRERPFFNSLTEFMTSGPIVVMVLEGDDVIAKNRKLMGATNFKEAEEGTIRRDFATDIEKNVVHGSDAPETAAFEIGYFFNDMEIVG; this comes from the coding sequence ATGGAAAGAACTTTATCAATCATCAAGCCCGACGGTGTGAAAAAAAATCTAATTGGAGAAGTTGTCAAACGATTCCAGGACCAGGGAATTCATATTGCAGCTCTGAAAATGATGCAGTTAACCCAAAAGCAGGCACAGGGGTTTTATGCGGTTCATCGGGAACGACCCTTTTTCAACAGCCTGACCGAGTTCATGACATCGGGCCCCATTGTTGTCATGGTACTTGAGGGTGACGATGTCATCGCCAAAAACCGAAAGCTCATGGGCGCCACCAACTTCAAAGAGGCTGAAGAGGGAACCATTCGAAGGGACTTTGCAACGGATATTGAAAAAAATGTTGTCCATGGTTCCGATGCCCCTGAGACAGCAGCTTTTGAAATTGGCTATTTTTTCAACGACATGGAAATTGTCGGATAG
- a CDS encoding lysophospholipid acyltransferase family protein gives MKLDSIRPVGTGVALNGLNGNGGHEVQGVAISLGAGHGRPARMSEGQHPFPPAGRSEFLIKKNGEGVNLLNAATYHGISFFILCIGVLPFSVTEWAGNSLASLWFAIDKKHRQITLDNIRQAYGNQLSDQQHRDLARAVFKNTVGMFFEHARFRRIHPWNYSKFLSIRGLVNLTIARARGKGVLCFSAHLGNWELVPTIGHLVDIPISIVYRKLKFPPLDRYVKERRSATGCRMLTMHRALDEVMASLTRGEVAGMIIDQNTSNRSHGAFVNFFGRKACANTGPAMLALSTDASVLPIFTFRENGKFIIEILPHVPTVRTGDYPTDLKENTRIYNAIIETYVKKYPEQWFWIHNRWRTKPVNKA, from the coding sequence ATGAAACTCGACAGTATTAGGCCGGTGGGAACGGGTGTTGCACTGAACGGATTAAATGGCAACGGTGGACACGAGGTCCAAGGAGTTGCCATTTCCCTCGGAGCAGGCCATGGACGGCCTGCGAGAATGAGTGAAGGGCAACACCCGTTTCCGCCGGCCGGTCGAAGCGAGTTTCTTATAAAAAAAAATGGTGAGGGTGTGAATCTTTTAAATGCAGCAACGTACCATGGCATCTCTTTTTTTATTTTATGCATTGGGGTATTGCCCTTTTCTGTGACGGAATGGGCAGGCAATTCCCTGGCTTCCCTATGGTTTGCCATTGATAAAAAGCACAGGCAAATAACGTTGGATAATATCAGGCAGGCCTATGGCAATCAGTTGAGTGATCAACAGCATCGTGACCTTGCCCGGGCCGTTTTTAAAAATACGGTGGGTATGTTTTTTGAGCATGCCAGATTCCGCCGGATTCATCCCTGGAACTATTCGAAATTTCTGTCAATAAGGGGACTTGTAAACCTGACCATTGCCCGTGCCAGGGGAAAGGGCGTGTTGTGTTTTTCAGCCCACCTGGGTAACTGGGAACTGGTTCCCACGATAGGCCATCTTGTAGATATTCCCATTTCCATTGTGTATCGAAAACTTAAATTTCCACCCCTTGACAGATATGTCAAGGAACGGAGAAGTGCCACGGGATGTCGGATGCTCACCATGCACCGGGCCCTTGATGAGGTTATGGCAAGCCTTACCCGGGGGGAGGTTGCAGGCATGATCATTGACCAGAACACAAGCAACAGAAGCCACGGTGCTTTTGTGAACTTTTTTGGCCGAAAAGCATGCGCAAATACAGGTCCTGCAATGCTTGCCCTGTCAACAGATGCCTCTGTTTTACCTATTTTCACCTTCCGGGAAAATGGAAAATTCATCATTGAAATTTTACCTCACGTTCCGACGGTTCGAACTGGGGATTATCCCACGGACCTCAAGGAAAACACCCGGATTTACAATGCCATCATTGAAACCTATGTTAAAAAATATCCTGAGCAGTGGTTCTGGATTCATAACCGTTGGCGAACCAAGCCGGTGAATAAAGCATGA
- a CDS encoding glycosyltransferase family 2 protein, which produces MMIDSRTDVKKKTLSVIVITKNEEDRLDQCLRSIQALADEIIIYDSGSQDSTLEIAAQYTDKIFETDWPGYGPQKQRALSSAKGDWVLSIDADEVVSDELAREIVGVLNQDPEEAAFRIPWAVINFGKRLDYGNSARSVKRLFRRKGASFTEAIVHEAVVLPPGSRVGKLKGRLIHYSIRDFEHYLMKNRTYSWLGAQKRFTAGKKGGGLPGAVFRAFWVFFRCYVIRRGFLDGQVGFLVAAMYSQGAFNKYAGLWTLQRMERINSK; this is translated from the coding sequence ATGATGATAGATAGCAGAACGGACGTGAAAAAAAAGACCCTTTCCGTCATTGTCATCACTAAAAATGAAGAAGATCGCCTGGATCAATGCCTCAGATCCATACAGGCCCTTGCCGATGAGATTATTATTTATGACAGCGGCAGCCAGGACAGCACCCTGGAAATTGCCGCTCAATATACCGATAAAATTTTTGAGACGGATTGGCCGGGGTATGGACCCCAGAAACAGAGGGCTCTTTCCAGTGCCAAAGGTGACTGGGTGTTGTCCATTGATGCCGATGAGGTGGTCTCAGACGAACTTGCACGGGAGATTGTCGGGGTGCTCAATCAAGATCCTGAAGAAGCAGCCTTTAGAATTCCCTGGGCTGTGATTAATTTTGGGAAACGGCTGGATTATGGCAACAGTGCCCGGAGTGTAAAACGCCTGTTTCGACGTAAGGGTGCCAGCTTTACCGAGGCCATTGTCCACGAGGCAGTGGTCCTTCCACCGGGGAGTCGTGTGGGGAAACTCAAGGGCCGGCTTATACACTATTCCATTCGGGATTTTGAGCATTATCTGATGAAGAACCGGACCTATTCATGGCTGGGGGCTCAAAAGCGTTTCACAGCCGGGAAAAAGGGTGGGGGGTTGCCTGGGGCCGTATTCCGGGCTTTTTGGGTCTTTTTTCGTTGTTACGTAATCCGCAGGGGTTTTCTGGACGGTCAGGTGGGCTTTCTGGTGGCGGCCATGTACAGCCAGGGGGCATTTAATAAATATGCAGGCTTGTGGACCTTGCAGCGCATGGAACGGATCAATTCCAAGTGA
- a CDS encoding thiamine diphosphokinase produces MNYIVIASGTLKRREYFAGIIRLADKIVAADGGARHLREMNIIPDLVIGDLDSMDKETLVFLEKHNVTLIRHPVDKDATDTELAVQWAMENNATSITLLGVTGTRIDHTLANIFFLEKITRAGVLCKIIDDNNEIHLLVDKIELKGEPGDFLSIIPITQTAGGITITGVDFPLDNAGIPMGSSLGISNRFSGTTARISIKSGMAVVTKSKD; encoded by the coding sequence ATGAACTACATTGTCATAGCCAGCGGGACATTAAAAAGACGGGAATATTTTGCCGGCATCATACGCCTTGCCGACAAGATTGTTGCAGCCGATGGCGGGGCAAGGCATCTGAGAGAAATGAACATCATTCCAGACCTTGTCATCGGGGATCTTGACTCAATGGATAAAGAGACCCTCGTGTTTCTTGAAAAACACAATGTCACCCTGATCCGGCATCCCGTTGACAAGGATGCAACAGACACTGAGCTTGCCGTTCAATGGGCCATGGAAAACAACGCCACGTCCATTACGCTTTTAGGGGTAACCGGCACAAGGATTGACCATACCCTGGCAAACATATTTTTCCTTGAAAAGATCACCAGGGCCGGTGTTTTGTGCAAAATCATTGATGATAACAACGAGATCCATCTTCTGGTGGACAAAATCGAGCTCAAAGGTGAGCCAGGAGATTTTTTATCCATCATCCCCATTACCCAAACAGCAGGGGGAATAACCATTACAGGGGTTGATTTCCCCCTTGACAATGCCGGGATACCCATGGGGTCTTCCCTTGGAATCAGCAACCGTTTTTCCGGAACAACGGCCCGAATCTCCATCAAAAGCGGAATGGCCGTCGTTACAAAGTCAAAGGACTAA
- a CDS encoding 3-isopropylmalate dehydratase large subunit: protein MGKTIAEKIFDAHTVDKPGGDIVVINLDAVFCHEITTPIAINDLVARGKDRVFDRSKIKAVIDHVTPAKDSKTALQGKTLRDWAKRHEIKDFFDIGRNGVCHAIFPEKGFVRPGYTIIMGDSHTCTHGAFGAFAAGVGTTDLEVGILKGVCAFKKPFSMKVEISGTLGAGVYAKDVILSIIKTIGVNGATDRVMEFSGPVVDHMTMEERMTLCNMAVEAGATSGICPPDRVTVDYLWRFIKDDYSSKDAAFEAFMAFAPDADAVYADTLKIDVTTLSPQVTFGFKPDQVRSVAEMAGTPIDQVYIGSCTNGRIEDLRIAAQILKGKTISPDVRAIVSPATPEIFSMALEEGLIKTFMDAGFCVTNPTCGACLGMSNGILAPGEACASTTNRNFNGRMGKGGMVHLMSPATAAASAIAGKIANSEIFCEKSCDRGIKG, encoded by the coding sequence ATGGGAAAAACCATTGCTGAAAAAATTTTTGACGCCCACACGGTAGACAAACCCGGTGGAGATATTGTGGTGATCAATCTTGATGCCGTGTTCTGTCACGAAATCACCACCCCCATTGCCATCAACGATCTTGTGGCAAGGGGCAAAGATCGGGTGTTTGACCGGTCAAAAATCAAGGCCGTCATTGACCATGTGACACCTGCCAAGGATTCCAAGACAGCCTTGCAGGGAAAGACGTTAAGGGACTGGGCCAAGCGCCATGAAATCAAGGACTTTTTTGATATTGGCAGAAACGGGGTATGCCATGCCATTTTTCCTGAAAAAGGCTTTGTCCGCCCCGGGTACACCATTATCATGGGCGATTCCCATACCTGCACCCATGGGGCCTTTGGCGCCTTTGCAGCCGGAGTGGGCACCACAGACCTGGAGGTGGGGATATTAAAAGGAGTGTGCGCCTTTAAGAAACCCTTTTCCATGAAGGTGGAGATTTCAGGCACCCTTGGGGCCGGGGTGTATGCCAAGGATGTTATCCTGTCGATCATTAAGACCATCGGGGTTAATGGGGCAACCGACCGGGTTATGGAGTTTTCAGGTCCTGTTGTGGACCATATGACCATGGAAGAACGTATGACCCTGTGCAACATGGCTGTGGAAGCCGGTGCCACAAGCGGAATCTGCCCCCCGGACAGGGTTACGGTGGATTATCTCTGGCGGTTCATCAAGGATGATTATTCCTCAAAGGATGCTGCATTCGAGGCTTTTATGGCCTTTGCCCCGGACGCCGATGCCGTCTATGCCGATACCCTTAAAATCGACGTCACAACCCTTTCTCCCCAGGTTACCTTTGGTTTTAAACCCGACCAGGTCCGTTCGGTTGCCGAGATGGCGGGAACTCCCATTGACCAGGTCTACATCGGTTCGTGCACCAACGGCAGGATCGAAGATCTGAGGATCGCAGCCCAGATTCTCAAGGGTAAAACCATCAGTCCGGATGTCCGGGCCATTGTCTCGCCTGCTACCCCTGAAATCTTCTCCATGGCCCTTGAAGAAGGACTCATCAAGACCTTCATGGATGCGGGGTTCTGTGTGACCAACCCCACCTGCGGGGCCTGCCTTGGGATGAGCAACGGTATCCTTGCCCCGGGTGAAGCCTGCGCCTCCACCACCAATCGTAATTTCAACGGACGAATGGGCAAGGGGGGGATGGTTCACCTGATGAGTCCTGCCACGGCTGCTGCATCGGCCATTGCAGGCAAGATAGCTAACTCTGAAATCTTTTGTGAAAAATCGTGTGACAGGGGGATAAAGGGATGA
- the lptF gene encoding LPS export ABC transporter permease LptF, with protein MMTTINRYIFRELIPPFAISAVFLTSIFIMTRIPEITNMVVNYNTGIFSVLLLIACTLPRFMEFTIPMSVMISVLLTFMRMSGDNEIIALKGGGITIYRLLPPVLIFCLLGTAVTLWITIIGVPLGNMSFKTLGIAMARSNLNVALSDGTFNSSFKDVMIYISSMDVKTKKLRDLFIEDRRTKDRVTISVAPEGVLVKDAVTGSYALRLYGGSVNQVDLKSRSINNVGFDTYDINLDFAQVQKSSKVGNKDFDEMTLNELRAFLKKTSEKPELNAALMEFHEKFSIPIACIAMGILAMALGLQAASSRKTAGFGLGMFFFLLYYLLLAAGWSAGENGLYPPLIGMWMPDIVMGGIGSFLLYRIAEERPLGLPQIFHTISGAAGRFFSRKNR; from the coding sequence ATGATGACAACGATAAACCGATATATTTTCAGGGAACTGATCCCGCCCTTTGCCATCAGTGCCGTTTTTCTCACGTCCATCTTCATTATGACGAGAATTCCCGAAATCACCAATATGGTTGTGAACTACAACACAGGGATTTTTTCCGTCCTCCTGCTGATCGCCTGTACCCTTCCACGATTTATGGAATTTACCATTCCCATGTCCGTGATGATATCAGTGCTGCTGACCTTCATGCGAATGTCTGGAGACAACGAAATTATTGCCCTGAAGGGGGGAGGGATAACCATTTATCGCCTCCTGCCCCCGGTTCTTATCTTCTGTCTTCTGGGAACCGCTGTAACCCTGTGGATTACCATCATTGGTGTTCCCCTGGGAAACATGTCATTTAAGACCCTTGGAATTGCCATGGCCCGGTCGAATTTAAACGTTGCCCTTTCCGATGGGACATTCAACTCAAGCTTTAAGGATGTCATGATCTATATAAGTTCCATGGATGTGAAAACCAAAAAGCTCAGGGACCTCTTTATTGAAGACAGGAGGACCAAAGACCGCGTGACGATCTCTGTTGCCCCTGAAGGCGTTCTTGTAAAGGATGCCGTTACTGGTTCATATGCCCTTCGTCTCTATGGAGGGAGTGTTAATCAGGTGGATCTTAAATCCCGATCCATTAACAACGTGGGTTTTGACACCTATGATATCAACCTTGATTTTGCCCAGGTTCAAAAATCGTCCAAGGTGGGAAATAAGGATTTTGATGAGATGACCCTGAATGAATTAAGGGCTTTTTTGAAAAAAACTTCGGAAAAACCCGAACTGAATGCTGCTTTAATGGAGTTCCATGAAAAATTTTCAATCCCCATTGCCTGTATTGCCATGGGGATTCTGGCCATGGCCCTTGGACTTCAAGCGGCTTCCTCAAGGAAAACGGCGGGATTTGGGTTGGGGATGTTTTTTTTCCTTCTTTACTATCTGTTGCTTGCCGCAGGCTGGTCTGCCGGGGAAAACGGCCTGTATCCTCCCCTGATTGGCATGTGGATGCCTGATATTGTCATGGGCGGCATCGGCTCTTTTCTTTTGTATCGAATTGCTGAAGAACGGCCCTTGGGGTTGCCGCAAATTTTTCATACCATAAGTGGCGCTGCAGGGCGATTCTTTTCCCGGAAAAACAGGTAA